DNA from Aureimonas sp. AU20:
TCCAGCTCGGCTCGAAGGCCGGAGGCGGTTTGTGATATCTCCGCCTTGGTGGTTCCAGCGAGGACGCCTTTCAAAGCTGGCACCGCCTCGGCAACCCTCTTGCCCGGAATCGTCGCCGACACGTCCACCCGCCGCTCGCCCACCGGCTTTTCGCCGAAGGGAAGGATGAAGTTGAGGTCGCCCGTAAGCCCTTCTATGTCAGCGTCGAGTGAGCCGCTCGCCTGACCCGGAATGACGTGCAGAACGCCATCCAGCTTCGAGAGCCTGCGCCCCTGAATGGGCTGGCCTGGATCGACCTTCTTCAGAGTCGCTTCGACGTTCCAGGCTTCCACCTGCTTCTCCGGCGCAATCCCATCGCCCAGCCGGAACGACGCCTCGACCTTCGCCTCGATCTCGCCGGACACCTTGGTGGGATCGAGCTCAATGGATCGGAGCGCGTGGATCGGCTCGGAATTGGCGACCTCCAGCGCATCCCGAATCGCGCCGCTGGCCGCAAGGTCGAGATCGATATGCAGATCGCGCTGATTGCCCTCCGCCGGCTTGCCCAGCGCTACTTTCGCCGGGCCGATCGCCAGATCGGGATGGCCCACCATGTCGGAACGATCGACGAAGACGGTGGTCGTCCCGCCGCGCGTTTCCAAACGGCCATTGGCCTTTTCGAGCCGGGGCACCGTTCCAACCGTGGAAAGGTCCATGTCCCGCAGGTCGAGGTCGATCTGCAACTCGCTGTCCTGAGGCGCCCGGTCCGGCTTGAAAGCTTCGCCGAGCCGAGCGCGGGCGACGTCGATGCGGATCGAGCCGGCCGGCACGGCGCCTTCGTCCCCGATATGCGCGATCACCCAGTTGCGCGCCTTGCCCGACACATTGAACGGCCAGAAGGCCTTGATCGACTCCGCCGAAAGATCGACGGCTTCCAGACGCAAGGACGTGAGATCGTCTGGCGAGCGTCCGCGATAAATGGCGTTGCCCGTCAGCTTGCCCTTCGACGGCGCGAGATCGAGCTGGGTAATCTCCGCCGTCTGGGCGAGCGGATCGATCAGACCGTCGAGCCAGAGGCTCGCCTCTCGCGGCTCGGTTTCCCCCTCCGGCAGGCCCACCTTAGAGCGGATCTGCTTGGTGCCCACTCGAAAGCGCAGGCGATCGGGGTCGGCCACGCCATCCGTGACCACCGGCTCGGCTGTCCCTTCCAGATCGAAACCCACATCGCGAAACCGCAAGGGGCTGGACAGGATCTGCACCCTGTCCTCACCCTCCCGATATTCGAGTCGAAGCGTCGAGGGTTCGATCTCGGTTCGGTTCAGGCCTAGCTGCAGATGTCCCGCGCCGGATCGGAGCGAAACGCCGAGAACAGCCATACCGGTCTCGGCCTGCCGGTGCATGCCGGCCTCGAGCGAGATCGAAGCATCGCTGCCGAAGGGGCGCTCGTCCTTGGTTTCCGAAAGCGGAGCCGGCGGTAGAACGGCGGCGAGGTCGATCGAGCCCGAGCGAAGCGAGAAGGATTGCAGGCGCGCGCTGTCCGGGTCGAAATCCGCAGCCCCACCGATCGAAAACGGAACCCCTGCAATGTCGAACTTGGAATAGAGCGACAGCGAGCCATCCAGCGCGCGGTGCAGTTCGGCCCGCTCCAGGCGAAGATCCGGCACGCGGGCGAAGGCGCCGGTAAAGCCTTCGATCGTGATGTCCACGAAGGCAACCGTGTCGAAATGGTAGGCCTGGAGGGCCTGAAGCTGGCGCTCGAGCGTTTGGATCGCGCTTTCGGCTGCTCGCGAGATGCGAGAGCGAGGCGGCTCGGCGTCCGTGGTGGGCAAGGCGGCCGGGACGTCCGTGGGCTGGACGCGCGCCGGGCCGCGATAGCGCTCGGACGGTGTTTCGCCGAAAGCTGCCAGGTCGATCCGCGCTCGCTCGATTTCCAGGCGCCCGAATTCCAGCGAGCCACCGACGAGCGGCAGCAGACGAACGGCGACCGAAACGCGGCCGATCTCAGAACTCAGCTCCGGACGATCGCGTCGATGCAGCGCCACATCGTCCCACGACAGAGCCAGAATGCCGTCGCGGCGCACCTCGAAGCGCTGCGCGCCCAAGGATACGTCGTAGGCCGGCCCGAAGAGCCGCGACAATGCTGCCTTGGTCTGGCCCTGTACGAAGGCCTCGCCGGCCGGCGTGCCAAACAGGACGAAGAGACCAAGCGCGGCAAGCATCGCAATCAGGACAAGCAAGCTGACCATCGCGCCAAAAAGGCGAACGACCCGCGTCATGCAGGGGACCCTGCGCCGAAGCGCCGCACGCAGAAACGAGGGGTCGGCCGTGGCGTCTCGAAGCGGCATGCCATGAGGAGCTGCATCGTTCCTTCGGTCTTGGACGCCCGTCGGCGGGCATTGCGGTCTGGTGAATTTTACGGATCGGGCTGCCCGAACCATGGTCCGCTGATATAGACGAACGAACCGAGGGGTGAAGTCGATGTGGTCCCGTCGTCTCGCTCATGCCGTGTCTTTTGGCCGAAAGGAAGGCTCCCATGTCCGTACCCAGTGTAGGGCAAGACTGCCCCGATTTTGAACTGCCGGAAAGCGATGGGCAGTTCGTCTCCAAAGCCTCGCTCAAGGGTCGGCCCTTCGTCCTCTACTTCTATCCGAAGGACGACACGTCCGGCTGCACCACGGAGGCGATCGAGTTCACGGCTTTGATCGAGGACTTCGCAGCGCTCGGCGTCGAGGTCTTCGGCGTCTCGCCCGATTCAGTGAGCAAGCACTGCCGTTTTCGCGACAAGCACGGTTTGAAGGTCGGCCTGCTCGCCGACGAGGAAAAGACGCTGCTTCAGGCGTTCGGGGTCTGGGTCGAGAAGAGCATGTATGGTCGGAAGTATCTGGGCGTCGAGCGCACCACGGCCCTGATCGACCGCGAGGGCAAGGTCGCGAAGGTCTGGAAAAAGGTCAAGGCGGGTGGCCATGCAAAGGAGGTCCTGGATGCCGCCAAGGCTATGAAGGACAGCGGGGCGTGAGCGAGGCCGTGCCCGGTACGCTTCGCGCAAGCGCGATCACGGCTTTGTCCACCGCGGACTTGGCGGAAAAGGCGCGGTTGACCACGGCTGCAGGCGAGCGCTGGTTCGCCCGCCGGCTCGGCCTTTCGGCGCCGACGGACCCCGCGCCGCCAAGCCGCCCCGGGCGCCCTGTCGAGCCTTGCCTCGTCCCGCCGCGACAGGTGCCCCGTCGCTCGGTCCACACGCCGGAAGGGCGGATCGCGATGATCCATGCCCTCGCCCATATCGAGTTGAACGCCATCGATCTGGCACTGGATATCGTGGCGCGGTTCTGCGGCCAGCCCGTTCCCCGCTCTTTCTTCGACGGCTGGATGACGGTCGCCATGGAAGAGGCCAAGCATTTCGGGCTGCTCTCGACCCGGCTGCATGATCTCGGCTCGCACTATGGCGCGCTGCCGGCGCATGACGGCTTGTGGCAGGCGGTCGAGGTGACCTCGCACGATCTCTCCTCGCGCCTGGCCATCGTGCCTCTGATCTTGGAAGCGCGGGGGCTCGACGTCACGCCCTCGCTTCTCCTGAAGCTTGGCGAGGTCGGCGATCGCGAAACGGCGGCGATTCTGGAGATCATCTATAACGACGAGAAGAAGCACGTCGCGATCGGCGCCAAATGGTTTCGCTTCCTTTGCGCCCGGCAGCGGATCGACCCGGCCCGGCGGTTTCAGGAGATCGTTCGCGAATGCTTTCGAGGCGAGGTGAAGCCGCCCTTCAACGACCGGGCGAGGGCCGAAGCGGGCTTGACGCCGACCTTCTACCGCTCGCTTTCGCCGCTTTCGAGCTGACGACCATCCAACGATCTCAACGCTCCATTAACCCTAACGAGGTCTAATGCCGGCATCGCCTGTGCGTTCGTTTGAGTTGGAGTCGATTGCGGATGGCTTCCGAATCTCGAAGAAGCGTTTTCGGCCAACGGTCGGCCCCGCACACGATCGTCATCGCGCGTGGCGATAAGATCCGGCACTGGACCGTACGGCCGTGGCTTCTGGGCTCCGGCATCGGCCTCCTGGGTCTGACGCTGACAGGAAGCCTCGCACTCGCCGGCGCCTATCTCTTCAACGACAACATCGTGGCCGCGCTTCTGGCGCGCGAAGTCAAGGTGACCAATGCCTATGAAGAGCGTATGGGCGCGCTGCGCAACGAGATCGACCGGCTGAAGACCGGCCAGACCAAGGTCCGTGATACCGTTGCCGCGCAGGTTCAGGACCTTCTCAGCCAGCAGGCGGAACTGACCGATCGCTTCCAGCAATTGCAGCCGCTCCTTGAAAAGGCGCAAGGCATGGGCGTCCTCGCCCCCGCCGAAAAGGCCACCAAGGAAGACGAGCATCCGGCCCCCGCCGAAACGAACGCAAAAGCGGAGACCGCCAAGCCGTCCGCCGGCGACCTCATGGAGGATATCAGCGCCCTCCCCCTGCGCCACACGGATGTCACGCAGATCGCCGATCTCGTTCTACCGACCATTCGGCGGTCCGTCAGCATGGTCAGCGACGAGCAGACCAGCACGATCGCCGAACTCACACGCACGGCACAGGAGCGCGTCGGCCGTCTCGCGGGCGTTTTGGGTTCGATCGGCATTCGAACCGACGAGACGAATTCCGCGATGGGCGGACCCTTCATTCCCGCCGACGGCGACCTGTCCTTCGGAGAGAGCCTGAACTTGCTCGACCAGACTCTGCGCGCCTATGACGATCTTCGGACCCGCTCGGCGCGAATGCCGCTGGCCGATCCTCTCCCCGGCGCCACGATCAGTTCGACATTCGGCGTCCGCCCCGACCCCTTCTTTCGGCGTGCGGCGCTCCACAGCGGCGTCGATCTCGCCGCGCCGAGCGGCACTCTGGTCAAGGCGACGGCCAGCGGCAAGGTCGTGTCCGCTGGCGAGGCGGGCGGCTACGGCAACATGATCGAGATCGATCACGGCAATGGCTTCAGCACCCGCTATGCGCATCTGTCGCAGATCGACGTTTCGGTAGGCGATCGGATCAAGGCGGGACAGGCGATTGGCCGCGTCGGCAGCACGGGACGCAGCACCGGCTCGCATCTCCATTATGAGGTGCGGACGAACGAGGTGCCGGTCGATCCCGAGCGCTACATCCGCGTCGGCCACAAGCTGGCCAAGCTGTAGACGCACTCTCCCGTACACATCAAAAAGCCCCACCCGGGTCGACCGGGCGGGGCTTTTTGATTTGATGGGCCGCAGGTCTGATCAGTCGAGATCGGCCACGTCGACATCGCCGCCGAACACGCGCTGGGCCAGCGCCGCTTCGATGAACAGGTCGAGGCTGCCGTCTAGCACCTGCTGCGGGCTGGTGCTTTCCACGCCCGTCCGCATGTCCTTCACCAGCTGATAGGGCTGGAGGACATAGGACCGGATCTGGTGGCCCCAGCCAATATCCGTCTTGGAAGCGGCGGCGGCGTTCGCCTTCTCCTCCTGCTTGCGCAGTTCTTCTTCGTAAAGGCGCGCGCGCAGCATGTTCCAGGCCGTGGCGCGGTTCTTGTGCTGGGAGCGCTCGCTCTGGCACTGAACCACGATGCCGGTCGCGATATGCGTGATGCGCACCGCCGAGTCGGTCGTGTTGACGTGCTGTCCACCCGCGCCCGAGGCGCGATAGGTGTCGATGCGCACATCGCCTTCGTTGACGTCGATCTCGATCGAATCGTCCACGACGGGATAAACCCAGACCGACGCGAAGGACGTGTGCCGGCGCGCCTGGCTGTCATAGGGCGAGATGCGGACGAGACGGTGAACGCCCGACTCGACCTTCATCTTGCCATAGGCATTGTGGCCCTTGAGCAGGATCGTGGCGGACTTGATGCCCGCTTCTTCGCCGGAATTCTGCTCGAGCACCTCGACCTTCATTCGGGTGCGCTCACCCCATCGCATATACATGCGCAGAAGCATGGACGCCCAGTCCTGGCTTTCCGTGCCGCCGGCGCCGGAATGGATTTCGACATAGGTGTCGTTCGCATCCACTTCGCCGGACAGGAGAGCGTCGATCTGACGTTCTGCGACATCCTTCTGGAGCGCCTTGATGGCGTTCTCGGCCTCGGTCACGATCGACTCGTCATCTTCCTCCTCGCCCATGGCGATGAGTTCG
Protein-coding regions in this window:
- a CDS encoding AsmA-like C-terminal region-containing protein: MLVLIAMLAALGLFVLFGTPAGEAFVQGQTKAALSRLFGPAYDVSLGAQRFEVRRDGILALSWDDVALHRRDRPELSSEIGRVSVAVRLLPLVGGSLEFGRLEIERARIDLAAFGETPSERYRGPARVQPTDVPAALPTTDAEPPRSRISRAAESAIQTLERQLQALQAYHFDTVAFVDITIEGFTGAFARVPDLRLERAELHRALDGSLSLYSKFDIAGVPFSIGGAADFDPDSARLQSFSLRSGSIDLAAVLPPAPLSETKDERPFGSDASISLEAGMHRQAETGMAVLGVSLRSGAGHLQLGLNRTEIEPSTLRLEYREGEDRVQILSSPLRFRDVGFDLEGTAEPVVTDGVADPDRLRFRVGTKQIRSKVGLPEGETEPREASLWLDGLIDPLAQTAEITQLDLAPSKGKLTGNAIYRGRSPDDLTSLRLEAVDLSAESIKAFWPFNVSGKARNWVIAHIGDEGAVPAGSIRIDVARARLGEAFKPDRAPQDSELQIDLDLRDMDLSTVGTVPRLEKANGRLETRGGTTTVFVDRSDMVGHPDLAIGPAKVALGKPAEGNQRDLHIDLDLAASGAIRDALEVANSEPIHALRSIELDPTKVSGEIEAKVEASFRLGDGIAPEKQVEAWNVEATLKKVDPGQPIQGRRLSKLDGVLHVIPGQASGSLDADIEGLTGDLNFILPFGEKPVGERRVDVSATIPGKRVAEAVPALKGVLAGTTKAEISQTASGLRAELDLRDATLDLPFIAWKKGAGVPAALSFLMAQGEGGTNLRDISLTGEGFAAKGSVALDGEGLSTANLTNVSLNPGDDIAVKVTRHRNGYGVELTGSRFDARPILAELKGNVGKKDRKIGGGTFDVNADIDVLNGFNGQSIRDFQMNYASAKGRMAALNLGGSVGGGAVTGDLSPRGDVQAIRLRSADLGALLGFAGLYQHMQGGQATLDLLGTADTSYQGALQLTNFTLVDEPRLSRIVGSSGGQSDQTLSQAVGQNLQTERAFFDHASAKLSYTGSTLRVADGILRGPVFGSSFNGTLYNAKGQIDISGSFMPAYGLNRMFGAIPVLGQILGNGNEGGLIGITYRLDGPFASPTLVVNPISVIAPGIFRQIFSYQ
- a CDS encoding peroxiredoxin yields the protein MSVPSVGQDCPDFELPESDGQFVSKASLKGRPFVLYFYPKDDTSGCTTEAIEFTALIEDFAALGVEVFGVSPDSVSKHCRFRDKHGLKVGLLADEEKTLLQAFGVWVEKSMYGRKYLGVERTTALIDREGKVAKVWKKVKAGGHAKEVLDAAKAMKDSGA
- a CDS encoding ferritin-like domain-containing protein, giving the protein MSEAVPGTLRASAITALSTADLAEKARLTTAAGERWFARRLGLSAPTDPAPPSRPGRPVEPCLVPPRQVPRRSVHTPEGRIAMIHALAHIELNAIDLALDIVARFCGQPVPRSFFDGWMTVAMEEAKHFGLLSTRLHDLGSHYGALPAHDGLWQAVEVTSHDLSSRLAIVPLILEARGLDVTPSLLLKLGEVGDRETAAILEIIYNDEKKHVAIGAKWFRFLCARQRIDPARRFQEIVRECFRGEVKPPFNDRARAEAGLTPTFYRSLSPLSS
- a CDS encoding M23 family metallopeptidase, which codes for MASESRRSVFGQRSAPHTIVIARGDKIRHWTVRPWLLGSGIGLLGLTLTGSLALAGAYLFNDNIVAALLAREVKVTNAYEERMGALRNEIDRLKTGQTKVRDTVAAQVQDLLSQQAELTDRFQQLQPLLEKAQGMGVLAPAEKATKEDEHPAPAETNAKAETAKPSAGDLMEDISALPLRHTDVTQIADLVLPTIRRSVSMVSDEQTSTIAELTRTAQERVGRLAGVLGSIGIRTDETNSAMGGPFIPADGDLSFGESLNLLDQTLRAYDDLRTRSARMPLADPLPGATISSTFGVRPDPFFRRAALHSGVDLAAPSGTLVKATASGKVVSAGEAGGYGNMIEIDHGNGFSTRYAHLSQIDVSVGDRIKAGQAIGRVGSTGRSTGSHLHYEVRTNEVPVDPERYIRVGHKLAKL
- the prfB gene encoding peptide chain release factor 2 (programmed frameshift), with translation MRAEIQSIVDEIQQAVSLLRRHLDWDQSLRELDRLNAAAEDPTIWNDPQEAQRLMKERQRLDSGVNGILTIERGLADNIELIAMGEEEDDESIVTEAENAIKALQKDVAERQIDALLSGEVDANDTYVEIHSGAGGTESQDWASMLLRMYMRWGERTRMKVEVLEQNSGEEAGIKSATILLKGHNAYGKMKVESGVHRLVRISPYDSQARRHTSFASVWVYPVVDDSIEIDVNEGDVRIDTYRASGAGGQHVNTTDSAVRITHIATGIVVQCQSERSQHKNRATAWNMLRARLYEEELRKQEEKANAAAASKTDIGWGHQIRSYVLQPYQLVKDMRTGVESTSPQQVLDGSLDLFIEAALAQRVFGGDVDVADLD